Genomic DNA from Gossypium hirsutum isolate 1008001.06 chromosome A01, Gossypium_hirsutum_v2.1, whole genome shotgun sequence:
CCTGGATGAACCTGAATAAAACCAAAACTTTATCAAGCGTACCCTCTAATTCCTCTTCAGAAGTACCCTTATTACCATCACGAAGCTTTTCATCCAGAAACTTAGCAATAAGCTCAGCAGGTCGATTCTATTAAACACAATAAAGTTCGACCATCAGTCAAGTTCAAAATATGATGATCTAAATTAGGAATTTACTTTACTGGTTTAAAGGTAAATGAACatgcagtttaaaaataaaataatctccAAATACAAAGGACAAACATGCTAACCTGACGAAGATTAATTAGATGCTCAAAAGAATCCTTAATGGTGTTGCAAAATGCCTCATTCTTGGAAAAGCTTTCTTCTAATATGGAGTCAAGTGAAGCCTTGAATTCTAACAAGGAAGACACCATGTCCTTGTCTTTCTCTTCATCCATGACAATGCTCTGCCCAGTTCTCCGAATATATGAACTTATGGCCTGACTGAGTGATTTGCATTGACCCTTGAAACAGTGAGTACATCCTCTGAAGGTCCTCGATACGGTGTCCATCCATCAGCATCATAAATCCCTGCACAAATTAGAGAAACCATAGCTACTAAGAAGATGCAAATTCAAGGTGTTCAAAGCACAAagaacaaccaaaaattcaattCACAACTTATCAAGAATGGCAGGTATATGGCGTTCCAGCAGTTGCCTTTCTGCTGTTGCTATAAGCGGCTTTCTCGTAAAAGCATCCAGGTAGAGTAAGCatctttcattttcttcatttAACCTCATCTGAAGGAATACGCACAAAAAGCCATTTCCACCTTCTGGGGTTCCTGATCCAGGGCAGAATTCCCAGACTTGATGAACGCCGGTGTCTGGTGTTAAGAATCGGTGTTGGCTGATGGCAAGCAGAAGATCAGGTGTCAAGGATAGGGGAAGGGAGGGGAagggaaagggaaaggaaaattttcctgaaaatgtcttaccgaatcagaaacggtaagacattttccaaaactAAAGGCTACTATTTTCCATGTTTGTAATTGATTTTACACagggaaaatattttccaacaaacaAACACCGGAAAATGTGGAAAACCaattccgaaaaatattttccccctatcaaacagaccctaaattaAGTTATAATGAATGgtttgagaaaattcaaaaaattcgaTTGAATCGGACCTACCCCTAATATTTATTGTCATTGTTGAAGATAGTATGAGGAGACTAACAAGTGATTGGTTGAAGTATATATCCTTGGTTCTATAGGATTGTGCCTCTAAACATTTTGTTGGCTTTATTTTCTTATCATCATCTGTAAAAACTGGTGTTATAATGGCAATAGAATActgattttacgtgaaaattcTTTTCAGAAAAAatcacgggtagaggagaagaaattcactaatattgaagaacaaatgatacaagaggagtttcaatTACgtttatttaaatgttaaaaaatcttattctaatcaatgtcaaatagaagaagtgtagttctaCGCGGATTTTATTTGTGCGACATTAACCGTACTTACAACAGAACCCTTTATTTTATcatcatatttgatttatttaataa
This window encodes:
- the LOC107917119 gene encoding cullin-4, whose amino-acid sequence is MDTVSRTFRGCTHCFKGQCKSLSQAISSYIRRTGQSIVMDEEKDKDMVSSLLEFKASLDSILEESFSKNEAFCNTIKDSFEHLINLRQNRPAELIAKFLDEKLRDGNKGTSEEELEGTLDKVLVLFRFIQGKDVFEAFYKKDLAKRLLLGKSASIDAEKSMISKLKTECGS